Proteins encoded in a region of the Thermodesulfobacteriota bacterium genome:
- a CDS encoding PLP-dependent aminotransferase family protein, whose protein sequence is MEPLESLPRGGGFLYEAVAEKVSRLVEAGTFRPGQRIPSVRGLGRQLGVSLSTVLEAYALLEDRGIVEARPQSGYYVRGRPLRRPPEPEISAPAMRPTGVSVAELVMMVLRDAGNPDLLQLGAAIPSPDLLPIDKLNRALGAAARRHRIASVSYEMPPGSRALRVQVARRALEAGCAVSPEEVVITSGCQEAITLALRALCEPGDTVAVESPTYYNFLQAAEVLGLKVLEIPTHPRDGLSIEALSFALDHSPVRACVAMPNFNNPLGALMPDERKCELVALLARRGIPLIEDDIHGELSHSGERPRAAKAFDREGLVVLCSSVSKTLAPGYRVGWTLAGRFQKRIEHLKAVSNLATPTLPQLAVAEFLANGGYDRHLRRVRRVYARRMASMADAVARHFPPGTRLTRPAGAFALWVELPPGTDALVLYEKALAAGITVAPGPIFSPTQRYRNFLRLNAGYWIEGMEGAVETLGRLARECVEGRAAV, encoded by the coding sequence ATGGAACCCTTGGAATCCCTTCCCCGAGGCGGGGGCTTCCTCTACGAGGCGGTGGCGGAGAAGGTGTCGCGCCTCGTGGAGGCCGGCACCTTCCGGCCAGGTCAGCGCATCCCGTCGGTGCGGGGCTTGGGCCGCCAGCTCGGCGTGAGCCTGAGCACGGTCCTCGAGGCCTACGCCCTCCTGGAGGACCGGGGCATCGTGGAGGCCCGGCCCCAGTCGGGCTACTACGTGCGGGGCCGGCCGCTTCGCCGCCCGCCGGAGCCCGAGATCTCGGCCCCCGCCATGCGCCCCACCGGCGTGAGCGTGGCCGAGCTCGTCATGATGGTGTTGCGCGACGCCGGCAACCCCGATCTCCTCCAACTCGGGGCCGCGATCCCCAGCCCGGACCTCCTCCCCATCGACAAGCTCAACCGGGCGTTGGGCGCCGCGGCCCGGCGCCACCGGATCGCGAGCGTCTCCTACGAGATGCCCCCCGGGAGTCGCGCGCTGCGCGTTCAGGTGGCCCGCCGCGCCCTGGAGGCCGGGTGCGCCGTCAGCCCGGAGGAGGTCGTCATCACGTCCGGGTGTCAGGAGGCCATTACGCTGGCCTTGCGGGCACTGTGCGAGCCGGGGGACACCGTGGCGGTGGAATCCCCCACGTACTATAACTTCCTCCAAGCCGCCGAGGTCCTTGGCCTGAAGGTCCTGGAGATCCCCACCCATCCTCGCGACGGCCTCAGCATCGAAGCCTTGAGTTTCGCCCTGGACCACAGCCCGGTGCGGGCGTGCGTGGCCATGCCCAACTTCAACAACCCGTTGGGGGCCCTCATGCCCGACGAGCGCAAGTGCGAGCTCGTGGCGCTCCTGGCCCGCCGAGGGATCCCCCTCATCGAGGACGATATCCACGGGGAGCTCTCCCACTCGGGCGAACGGCCCCGGGCGGCCAAGGCCTTCGACCGCGAGGGCCTGGTGGTGCTGTGCTCCTCGGTCTCGAAGACCCTTGCCCCGGGCTACCGGGTGGGGTGGACCCTCGCCGGCCGGTTCCAGAAGCGCATCGAGCACCTCAAAGCCGTGAGCAACCTCGCCACCCCCACCCTGCCCCAGCTCGCGGTGGCAGAGTTTCTGGCCAACGGCGGCTACGACCGCCACCTGCGCCGGGTCCGCCGGGTATACGCCCGGCGGATGGCATCCATGGCCGATGCAGTGGCCCGGCACTTCCCCCCGGGCACCCGCCTCACCCGTCCCGCCGGGGCCTTCGCCCTGTGGGTGGAGCTCCCCCCCGGCACCGACGCCCTGGTTCTCTACGAGAAGGCCCTGGCCGCCGGCATCACCGTGGCCCCTGGCCCCATCTTCTCAC